A portion of the Suricata suricatta isolate VVHF042 chromosome 11, meerkat_22Aug2017_6uvM2_HiC, whole genome shotgun sequence genome contains these proteins:
- the C11H11orf87 gene encoding uncharacterized protein C11orf87 homolog, producing MSARAPKELRLALPPCLLNRTFASPNASGSGNGSARGPGAGGSGGGTCITQVGQQLFQSFSSTLVLIVLVTLIFCLIVLSLSTFHIHKRRMKKRKMQRAQEEYERDHCSSTRSGQGLPPAASTRAPAPAKDTRLERQPRDFAFCGPSDASSSSLSPGLPRQAPCAPPPPPPAPSPQGAHAASSCLDTAGEGLLQTVVLS from the coding sequence ATGAGTGCCAGGGCGCCCAAGGAGCTGAGGCTGGCGCTGCCGCCGTGTCTCCTCAACCGGACCTTTGCCTCCCCCAACGCCAGCGGCAGCGGCAACGGGAGCGCCAGGGGCCCGGGCGcgggcggcagcggcggcggcaccTGCATCACGCAGGTGGGACAGCAGCTCTTCCAGTCCTTCTCGTCCACGCTGGTGCTGATTGTCCTGGTCACCCTTATCTTCTGCCTCATCGTGCTGTCCCTGTCCACCTTCCACATCCACAAGCGCAGGATGAAGAAGCGGAAGATGCAGAGGGCTCAGGAGGAGTATGAGCGCGATCACTGCAGCAGCACCCGCAGCGGCCAGGGGCTACCCCCCGCGGCGAGCACCCGGGCCCCGGCCCCCGCAAAAGATACCCGGCTGGAGAGGCAGCCCCGGGACTTTGCCTTCTGCGGCCCCTCCGATGCCTCCTCCTCGTCTTTGTCCCCTGGCCTCCCGCGCCAGGCTCCCTGCGCTCCTCCGCCTCCGCCACCCGCGCCCAGTCCCCAGGGAGCACACGCAGCCTCCTCCTGTTTGGACACAGCTGGCGAGGGCCTCTTGCAGACGGTGGTACTGTCCTGA